The following proteins are co-located in the Leptospira weilii genome:
- a CDS encoding LIC_13387 family protein, protein MKPKLFIRITSILIFIFAVGHSIGHFTRYNTADSQALNTISAMQKTKIPMEGVAKSYDQFYTGMSLNLSIFLISLTILLWFLSNLTESNPQTTLKLLIPIFFCIFCFSVTGFVYFFLAPALISSLGTFSLLVSMILLKKS, encoded by the coding sequence ATGAAACCAAAATTATTCATTCGTATCACATCGATTTTGATTTTTATCTTCGCAGTCGGACATTCCATCGGACACTTTACGAGATATAATACGGCCGATTCTCAGGCTCTGAATACGATTTCCGCAATGCAAAAAACCAAAATCCCAATGGAAGGCGTCGCAAAGTCTTACGATCAATTTTATACGGGAATGAGTTTAAACTTAAGTATTTTCTTGATTTCGTTGACGATTCTTCTATGGTTCTTATCGAATCTTACCGAATCAAATCCGCAAACGACGTTGAAACTTTTAATTCCGATTTTCTTTTGTATCTTTTGTTTCAGTGTCACGGGCTTTGTTTATTTTTTCCTCGCGCCCGCCTTAATCTCCTCATTAGGAACCTTTTCTCTTTTGGTAAGTATGATCCTTTTGAAAAAGTCCTAA